Proteins encoded within one genomic window of Geotalea daltonii FRC-32:
- the rsmA gene encoding 16S rRNA (adenine(1518)-N(6)/adenine(1519)-N(6))-dimethyltransferase RsmA, with the protein MEKIRAKKSMGQNFLVDGNVLSRIVEAVVLEPSDRVLEIGPGRGALTSLLVKRAEQVLAVELDRQLVPLLEKEFSGADNVEFIQGDILKIELPEVLGSRWNGRWKVAANLPYNISSQVIFKFLDNVSLFSSLILMLQKEVGDRLIASPGTKEYGILSVFCNLHFNISRVLIVKPGSFRPIPKVDSVVLKFVPLAAPRQDVGDETLFRQVVKASFSQRRKTLANCLRSALIADNDDLNLILSQAGIDGGRRGETLTLEEYAQLTRQVLAFQKRQSP; encoded by the coding sequence ATGGAGAAAATACGTGCTAAAAAATCCATGGGGCAGAACTTTCTGGTTGATGGCAATGTGCTTTCCCGGATCGTGGAGGCAGTGGTCCTTGAGCCGTCCGACAGGGTGCTGGAGATCGGCCCCGGTCGTGGTGCATTGACCTCCCTGCTGGTAAAGAGAGCCGAACAGGTACTGGCTGTGGAACTGGATCGTCAACTGGTTCCATTACTGGAGAAGGAATTCTCTGGGGCAGACAACGTGGAATTCATCCAGGGTGATATCCTAAAGATTGAGCTTCCTGAAGTCTTGGGCAGCCGCTGGAACGGAAGATGGAAGGTCGCGGCTAATCTCCCCTACAATATTTCCAGTCAGGTGATCTTTAAATTTCTTGATAATGTATCGCTGTTTTCGTCATTGATTTTAATGCTGCAAAAAGAGGTCGGCGACCGGCTCATAGCTTCTCCAGGCACCAAGGAATACGGCATTCTGTCCGTTTTCTGCAATCTGCACTTCAATATTTCTCGGGTGCTGATCGTGAAGCCCGGGTCTTTCAGACCGATACCCAAAGTAGATTCGGTAGTACTCAAATTTGTCCCGCTGGCTGCACCACGGCAGGATGTTGGTGACGAGACCCTGTTCAGGCAGGTGGTCAAGGCTTCCTTCAGTCAGCGTCGCAAGACCCTTGCCAACTGTCTGAGGTCAGCCCTGATTGCTGACAATGATGACTTGAATCTCATTTTGTCCCAGGCGGGCATAGATGGAGGACGCAGGGGGGAGACCCTTACCCTGGAAGAATACGCTCAACTTACCAGGCAAGTCCTGGCGTTTCAGAAAAGGCAAAGTCCATGA
- the tsaD gene encoding tRNA (adenosine(37)-N6)-threonylcarbamoyltransferase complex transferase subunit TsaD, which yields MLLLSIESSCDETAASVVRNGREILSNIVASQISIHADYGGVVPEIASRKHLETISIVIEEALRKADLPISAIEGIAVTRGPGLAGALLVGISTAKALAYGLNIPVVGVNHIESHILAIMLESDVKFPFIALAVSGGHTHLYEVQAIGRYRTIGQTLDDAAGEAFDKVAKLMGLPYPGGALIDRLAAEGDPRAIKFPRPLMHEDNYNFSFSGLKTAVLNYVRKNPAAMEGSALNDVCASFQAAVCEVLVSKTRAAVIQSGIKRLVVAGGVACNSGLRRDMATFAETEGAELFIPSPLLCSDNAAMLAVPGDYYLCNNIACGFELDALPVWPLDAISLTGGN from the coding sequence ATGCTGCTTTTATCAATTGAATCTTCATGTGATGAGACTGCTGCATCCGTTGTCAGGAATGGCAGGGAAATCCTTTCCAACATAGTCGCCTCACAGATCAGCATCCATGCCGATTACGGGGGGGTAGTGCCGGAAATAGCCTCGCGCAAACATCTGGAAACCATTTCCATCGTCATTGAAGAGGCACTGCGCAAGGCAGATCTACCCATATCGGCCATCGAAGGAATAGCCGTCACCCGGGGACCCGGCCTGGCAGGAGCGTTGCTGGTGGGAATATCCACGGCCAAAGCTCTGGCATATGGACTCAATATCCCTGTAGTAGGGGTGAACCATATAGAATCCCATATCCTCGCCATTATGCTTGAAAGTGATGTGAAATTTCCTTTCATCGCCCTTGCCGTTTCGGGGGGCCATACTCATCTTTACGAGGTGCAGGCCATCGGCCGTTACAGGACTATCGGCCAGACCCTTGACGATGCGGCCGGAGAAGCCTTCGACAAGGTCGCCAAGCTGATGGGTTTACCTTACCCCGGTGGTGCCCTTATCGACCGCTTGGCGGCTGAAGGCGATCCCAGGGCGATAAAGTTTCCGCGGCCACTGATGCATGAGGATAATTACAATTTCAGTTTCAGTGGCCTGAAAACAGCCGTTTTGAATTATGTCCGTAAAAATCCCGCTGCCATGGAAGGTTCGGCACTGAACGACGTCTGTGCTTCATTTCAGGCCGCCGTCTGTGAGGTCTTGGTGAGTAAAACCAGGGCAGCCGTTATCCAAAGCGGCATCAAGAGACTGGTCGTTGCAGGTGGCGTAGCATGCAACAGTGGATTGCGCAGGGATATGGCCACCTTTGCCGAAACAGAAGGCGCTGAACTGTTCATACCCTCGCCGCTTCTATGCTCCGATAATGCAGCGATGCTTGCCGTTCCCGGCGACTATTATCTTTGCAACAATATTGCCTGCGGCTTTGAACTGGATGCCCTGCCCGTATGGCCACTTGATGCTATCTCTTTAACTGGAGGAAATTGA
- a CDS encoding PhoH family protein, with protein MKHFILDTNVLLYDPQAVFKFQENNIIIPITVIEEIDRFKKDMNETGRNARQISRLLDDLRKQGSLSEGIKLENGGNIRVEIYEEKVMKRLPPELREERGDNRILAVAFDVKAKNEKEPVIFVTKDTNLRIKADAIGLVAEDYESDKVVIEDLYSGYIEIEAEADVIDRFHGQGWLSMEQNFYPNQFVCFKDQLNASHTAIGRYDDKENKVFAIKRAGKEGIWSIHPRNREQAFALEALLDDNIKLVTLVGKAGTGKTLVAIAAGLHKTAEENIYNRLLVSRPVFPMGRDLGFLPGDIEEKLTPWMQPIFDNVELLLTGHEGEKRHSKGYKELMAMGIMDIEPLTYIRGRSIPNQYMIVDEAQNLTPHEIKTIITRAGEGTKIVLTGDPYQIDNPYVDSSSNGLTYVVERFKGQGIAGHITMTKGERSELAELAANLL; from the coding sequence ATGAAACACTTCATACTGGACACCAACGTACTTCTCTATGATCCACAGGCTGTTTTCAAATTTCAGGAAAACAACATTATCATTCCCATCACCGTGATTGAAGAAATTGACCGTTTCAAAAAGGATATGAATGAAACGGGGCGCAATGCCAGGCAAATATCCAGGCTTCTCGACGACCTGCGCAAGCAAGGCTCGTTGTCTGAAGGAATAAAGCTGGAAAATGGCGGTAATATTCGCGTCGAGATCTATGAAGAGAAAGTGATGAAGAGGCTCCCTCCCGAGCTGCGCGAAGAGCGGGGCGATAATCGCATTCTTGCGGTGGCTTTTGACGTCAAGGCAAAAAATGAGAAAGAACCAGTCATATTCGTAACCAAGGATACCAACCTGCGCATCAAAGCAGATGCCATAGGCCTTGTTGCCGAAGATTACGAATCCGACAAGGTTGTGATCGAAGATCTCTATTCAGGATATATCGAAATCGAAGCCGAAGCTGATGTGATTGACCGTTTCCATGGCCAGGGCTGGTTATCCATGGAACAAAACTTCTACCCCAACCAGTTCGTATGTTTCAAAGACCAGTTGAATGCTTCCCACACGGCTATCGGTAGATACGACGATAAGGAGAATAAAGTTTTTGCCATCAAAAGGGCTGGTAAAGAAGGTATCTGGAGCATTCATCCCCGGAACCGCGAACAGGCTTTCGCCCTGGAAGCGCTGCTGGATGACAACATCAAGCTGGTAACTCTGGTCGGCAAGGCCGGTACGGGCAAGACGCTGGTTGCCATCGCTGCAGGATTGCACAAGACTGCAGAAGAAAATATTTACAACCGGTTACTCGTCTCCCGCCCGGTATTCCCCATGGGAAGGGACCTGGGTTTTCTGCCCGGCGACATCGAAGAAAAACTCACACCATGGATGCAGCCAATATTCGACAACGTTGAACTTCTGCTTACCGGCCACGAAGGGGAAAAGCGCCATAGCAAAGGCTACAAGGAATTGATGGCCATGGGTATCATGGACATAGAGCCACTGACCTATATCCGTGGCCGGTCCATCCCCAATCAGTACATGATTGTAGACGAGGCCCAAAACCTGACCCCCCACGAGATCAAAACCATTATCACCCGTGCAGGTGAAGGGACGAAAATTGTTCTTACCGGTGACCCTTACCAGATCGACAACCCTTATGTGGATTCCTCAAGCAATGGTTTGACTTATGTGGTGGAAAGGTTTAAAGGACAAGGCATTGCCGGACATATAACAATGACAAAAGGGGAACGTTCGGAGCTGGCCGAATTGGCAGCCAATCTTCTATAA
- a CDS encoding aminotransferase class V-fold PLP-dependent enzyme, with product MSVYLDNAATTFPKPDPVYGAVEHALREIGVGPGRGGYKRSLAASRLVFEAREILASFFGITDSSRLVFTHSATEGLNIAVNGLLKPGDHVVTTTMEHNSLVRPLYAAKNRGVQITWVSADRNGSIDPAAISAALRPETKLIALSHCSNVTGTIQPIASIGDTARKAGVFFLVDAAQSAGCMPINIMDQKIDLLAVPGHKGLLGPQGTGLLYIAEHVDLSPFLLGGTGTSSSDTAQPETMPEKFESGTLNTPGIAGLKAGVEFILKTGIDNIRQKEIKLVSLLLDGLKQLPRVKTFTAYNAESRGGAVSFTVEGIDPATIGFHLDADFDISVRVGLHCAPMAHKTIGTYPHGTVRVSPGFFNTDKDIAFLLDALRSIIH from the coding sequence ATGTCAGTTTACCTGGACAATGCGGCTACTACTTTTCCCAAGCCTGACCCCGTCTATGGAGCCGTTGAGCATGCCCTCCGAGAAATAGGCGTAGGCCCTGGCAGGGGCGGTTATAAAAGAAGCTTGGCCGCATCAAGACTTGTTTTCGAGGCGCGCGAGATACTGGCATCTTTCTTTGGTATTACCGATTCATCCCGCCTGGTCTTTACCCACAGTGCTACCGAAGGACTCAATATCGCAGTCAATGGCTTGTTAAAGCCTGGCGACCATGTTGTTACGACGACAATGGAACACAACTCCCTTGTCCGCCCTCTGTATGCTGCAAAAAACAGAGGCGTGCAAATAACCTGGGTCTCTGCCGACAGGAATGGGAGCATTGACCCTGCTGCGATTTCTGCTGCACTTCGCCCGGAAACGAAGCTTATAGCCTTGTCCCACTGCAGCAATGTGACCGGCACTATCCAACCCATTGCCTCGATCGGCGACACGGCAAGAAAGGCAGGAGTTTTCTTCCTGGTTGATGCTGCCCAGAGCGCTGGATGCATGCCGATCAACATCATGGACCAGAAGATAGATCTGCTGGCAGTACCGGGCCACAAGGGACTGTTGGGTCCCCAGGGAACAGGTCTTCTTTATATCGCAGAACATGTCGATCTGTCGCCGTTTCTTTTGGGCGGGACCGGAACTTCCTCGTCGGATACGGCACAGCCCGAGACGATGCCGGAAAAGTTCGAAAGCGGCACATTGAATACCCCGGGCATAGCCGGACTTAAAGCAGGTGTGGAATTCATTCTGAAAACAGGCATCGACAATATCAGGCAGAAGGAGATTAAACTAGTGTCCCTGCTGCTTGATGGCCTGAAACAACTCCCACGGGTTAAGACTTTTACAGCGTATAATGCCGAATCTCGCGGGGGGGCCGTATCCTTCACTGTCGAGGGTATTGATCCTGCAACCATAGGTTTTCATCTTGATGCCGATTTCGATATCAGCGTCAGGGTCGGACTTCACTGCGCCCCCATGGCCCACAAGACCATCGGTACTTATCCCCATGGGACTGTCAGGGTAAGTCCAGGGTTTTTCAACACCGACAAAGACATAGCCTTCTTGCTGGATGCATTGCGCAGCATCATTCATTAA
- a CDS encoding DHH family phosphoesterase, whose protein sequence is MSIAADCSSLNRYVEDMLRWVRGKGKILIVVHDNPDPDCFASAMALNHLFVMKLNREAVLSFSGMIGRSENLAMAKELQIPLTPLAILNISDFQVICMVDTQPGVGNNSLPPGTAVDILIDHHPVRETSMNCRFVDIRPNYGVTATILYEYLVAENIPIGTKLATALFYAIKSETQDLGREANRPDREAYHKLFPLTNKLLLYEICHPKLPAEYFLSLNNALKHTRIYDTVLVANLRMVVFPEIVAELADFLLRLEKIETVLCMGHYNNEMILSMRTIRHDTNVGEIIKKLVDGMGTAGGHGMMAGGKVDKVSTSVEEMLKLERILTDRLFKALAMSKVKPEKLFSKHP, encoded by the coding sequence ATGTCCATTGCAGCTGACTGCTCCAGCCTCAACCGGTATGTGGAAGATATGTTGAGGTGGGTCAGGGGAAAAGGCAAAATCCTCATTGTTGTTCACGATAATCCCGATCCCGATTGCTTCGCCTCGGCAATGGCCCTGAATCACCTTTTTGTCATGAAGTTGAACAGGGAAGCAGTCCTCTCATTCTCGGGGATGATTGGCCGAAGTGAAAACCTGGCCATGGCTAAAGAACTGCAGATACCGCTTACCCCCCTTGCAATTCTGAATATAAGCGATTTCCAGGTGATCTGCATGGTAGATACTCAACCTGGCGTCGGCAACAATTCATTGCCTCCTGGCACAGCAGTTGACATTCTTATCGATCATCATCCGGTAAGAGAAACCAGCATGAACTGTCGCTTTGTGGATATACGTCCGAATTACGGCGTGACGGCGACTATCCTCTATGAATATCTGGTGGCAGAAAACATTCCCATCGGTACCAAACTTGCCACAGCCCTTTTTTATGCCATTAAATCGGAGACCCAGGATTTGGGTCGCGAGGCGAATCGACCTGACAGAGAAGCGTACCACAAGCTTTTTCCCCTCACCAACAAACTGCTTCTCTATGAGATCTGTCATCCGAAACTCCCTGCTGAATACTTCCTGTCCTTGAACAATGCCCTCAAACATACCCGAATATACGATACTGTACTGGTGGCAAACCTGCGCATGGTTGTCTTTCCTGAAATAGTTGCCGAGCTTGCCGATTTCCTGCTTAGACTTGAAAAGATCGAGACCGTGCTTTGTATGGGACATTACAATAATGAGATGATTTTATCCATGCGTACCATACGCCATGATACCAATGTGGGAGAAATCATCAAAAAACTGGTGGACGGGATGGGGACAGCCGGAGGGCATGGTATGATGGCGGGTGGCAAGGTGGATAAGGTCTCTACGTCTGTGGAAGAAATGCTCAAGCTCGAACGGATACTGACGGATCGGCTTTTCAAGGCGCTGGCAATGTCCAAGGTGAAACCGGAAAAACTATTCAGTAAGCACCCATGA
- a CDS encoding transcription initiation factor IIB family protein, which produces MQCPKCKGRMFAEKYYDFVRSFDAWKCTCCGEVLDPTILANRARNHNSFLG; this is translated from the coding sequence ATGCAATGTCCCAAGTGTAAAGGTCGAATGTTTGCCGAGAAATACTATGACTTTGTCAGGTCTTTTGATGCCTGGAAGTGCACCTGCTGTGGTGAGGTGCTCGATCCCACCATTCTTGCCAACAGGGCAAGGAATCACAACAGCTTTCTGGGCTGA
- a CDS encoding ComEA family DNA-binding protein, with protein MRSQRFIVWLFALFLVASLLYKGHCLRAKTGPAVAFLSWSTGRVTVRVKGDVPRSGIYRLPDGSTVGTVTNMTIIDPAFLPAPDVNLQTLLKPGMILDVKQKGLKKYVLSISYMKAKERLILGVPLDLGLMEEDDWEALPGIGPTTAKDIVNYRQDNGGFCSIEELKSVKGISEGKVEKIRGFFMSK; from the coding sequence GTGAGAAGCCAGCGCTTCATAGTCTGGCTCTTTGCACTCTTTCTTGTTGCATCTCTTTTGTATAAAGGCCACTGCTTACGGGCGAAAACCGGACCGGCAGTGGCCTTTCTTTCTTGGTCAACAGGCAGAGTCACTGTGAGAGTTAAAGGAGATGTGCCTCGCTCAGGCATTTATCGATTACCTGACGGTTCTACCGTAGGGACCGTCACAAATATGACGATCATTGATCCGGCCTTTCTTCCTGCACCTGATGTCAATCTTCAGACATTATTGAAACCCGGCATGATTTTGGATGTTAAACAAAAAGGGCTAAAAAAGTACGTGCTATCCATAAGTTATATGAAGGCTAAAGAACGTCTGATCCTGGGAGTCCCCCTTGACCTGGGATTAATGGAAGAGGATGATTGGGAAGCCTTGCCTGGTATCGGACCAACAACAGCAAAAGATATCGTTAATTATCGTCAAGATAATGGCGGTTTTTGTTCCATCGAGGAACTGAAAAGCGTAAAAGGTATCTCTGAAGGGAAGGTAGAAAAAATTAGGGGATTTTTTATGAGTAAGTAA
- the cimA gene encoding citramalate synthase, with amino-acid sequence MSLVKIYDTTLRDGTQAEDISFLVEDKVRIAHKLDEFGVHYIEGGWPGSNPKDVAFFKDIKKEKLSQAKIAAFGSTRRAKITPDKDQNIITLIQAQPDVVTIFGKTWDFHVREALRISLDENLELIFDSLEYLKAHAPEVFYDAEHFFDGYKANPEYAIKTLKAAEEAKVDCIILCDTNGGTMPFDLADIIKDVKKHIKTPLGIHAHNDSECAVANSLMAVSLGIVQVQGTINGFGERCGNANLCSIIPAMQLKMHKESVPGEKLKKLRELSRYVYELANFSPSKHQPYVGNSAFAHKGGVHVSAIQRHPETYEHLRPELVGNSTRVLVSDLSGRANILAKAEEFQINLDSKDPVTLEILDNIKEMENRGYQFEGAEASFELLMKRALGTHKKFFSVIGFRVIDEKRHEDQKMISEATIMVKVGGKVEHTAAEGNGPVNALDNAIRKALEKFYPRLKEVKLLDYKVRVLPAGQGTASAIRVLIESGDKQSRWGTVGVSDNIIDASYQALIDCIEFKLHKDEESEASRK; translated from the coding sequence ATGAGTCTGGTAAAAATCTACGACACCACCCTTCGAGATGGTACCCAAGCTGAAGATATCTCTTTTCTTGTTGAAGACAAGGTCCGCATTGCTCATAAACTGGATGAATTCGGCGTCCATTATATCGAAGGGGGATGGCCGGGCAGCAATCCCAAGGATGTGGCTTTTTTCAAGGATATAAAAAAGGAAAAGCTTTCCCAGGCCAAAATCGCTGCCTTCGGTTCCACTAGGCGCGCGAAGATTACGCCTGACAAGGATCAGAACATCATTACTCTGATCCAGGCCCAGCCCGACGTTGTCACCATTTTCGGCAAGACGTGGGATTTCCATGTTCGCGAAGCGCTGCGTATTTCCCTTGACGAGAATCTGGAGCTGATCTTCGACTCCCTGGAGTATCTCAAGGCTCATGCACCCGAAGTCTTCTATGATGCCGAACATTTCTTCGACGGGTACAAGGCCAATCCGGAATATGCTATCAAGACACTCAAGGCTGCAGAGGAGGCAAAGGTCGATTGCATCATTCTCTGCGACACCAACGGCGGCACCATGCCTTTCGATTTGGCCGACATCATCAAGGACGTGAAAAAGCACATCAAGACCCCTCTTGGCATTCACGCCCACAATGATTCCGAGTGTGCGGTTGCCAACTCACTTATGGCTGTCTCCCTGGGCATCGTTCAGGTGCAGGGCACCATCAACGGCTTCGGTGAGCGTTGCGGCAATGCCAATCTCTGCTCGATCATCCCGGCCATGCAGCTGAAAATGCATAAGGAGTCGGTTCCTGGGGAAAAGTTGAAGAAGCTGCGCGAACTGTCCCGGTATGTCTATGAATTGGCCAACTTCTCGCCAAGCAAGCACCAACCCTATGTGGGTAATTCAGCCTTTGCCCACAAGGGGGGGGTACACGTCAGCGCCATACAGAGACACCCGGAAACCTATGAACACCTGCGGCCGGAACTGGTGGGCAACAGCACCAGGGTACTGGTATCCGACCTCTCGGGCAGAGCAAACATACTGGCAAAAGCTGAGGAATTTCAGATCAACCTGGACAGCAAAGATCCGGTAACCCTTGAAATCCTCGATAACATCAAGGAAATGGAGAACAGGGGATATCAATTCGAAGGGGCTGAGGCATCCTTCGAATTGCTGATGAAACGGGCGCTTGGCACCCACAAGAAATTCTTCTCAGTGATTGGTTTCCGTGTCATCGATGAGAAACGTCACGAAGACCAGAAGATGATTTCGGAAGCGACCATCATGGTAAAGGTGGGCGGCAAGGTCGAGCATACCGCTGCTGAAGGAAATGGCCCGGTCAACGCGCTGGATAATGCCATACGCAAGGCACTGGAGAAATTCTACCCGCGGCTCAAAGAGGTGAAACTGCTGGATTACAAGGTCAGGGTTCTTCCTGCCGGTCAGGGCACGGCATCGGCAATCAGAGTGCTGATCGAGTCGGGCGACAAACAAAGCCGCTGGGGCACGGTTGGCGTTTCGGACAATATCATTGACGCCTCTTACCAAGCTCTGATCGATTGCATCGAATTCAAGCTGCACAAGGATGAGGAAAGCGAGGCGTCGAGAAAGTGA
- a CDS encoding aspartate kinase, producing MALVVQKYGGSSMGTIERIRNVAKRVAKTYDAGNDMVVVVSAMSGETNKLVALANDISEFPDNREYDVLVASGEQVSIALLAMCLKSMGYKAKSYHGWQIPIITDNAFSKARIEKIDDTKIRADIKDGTILVVAGFQGVDGDGNVTTLGRGGSDTSAVAMAAALKADVCEIYTDVDGVYTTDPNICEDAQKIEKVSYDEMLELASLGAKVLQIRSVEFAKKYNVDVHVRSSFNDNPGTMVTKEDKDMEAVLVSGIAYDKNEAKIAVMQVPDKPGIAAKILSPLSEANISVDMIVQNVSAADLTDFTFTVTKADFKKALAITNEAAKGIDAKEVVTDENISKVSVVGVGMRSHAGVATRMFQSLAKEGINIQMISTSEIKVSVVIDAKYTELAVRVLHDIFGLSGKAA from the coding sequence ATGGCACTGGTGGTCCAAAAGTATGGCGGCAGTTCAATGGGGACAATAGAGCGAATTCGTAATGTTGCCAAAAGGGTCGCTAAAACATACGATGCCGGCAACGACATGGTGGTAGTCGTTTCGGCAATGTCCGGTGAAACGAACAAGCTGGTCGCCCTGGCCAATGATATAAGCGAGTTTCCGGATAACAGGGAATACGACGTCCTGGTTGCATCGGGAGAGCAGGTTTCCATCGCCCTCCTGGCCATGTGTCTCAAATCCATGGGCTATAAAGCCAAGTCATATCATGGCTGGCAGATTCCCATAATCACCGATAACGCTTTCAGCAAGGCTCGCATCGAAAAAATCGACGATACGAAGATACGTGCCGACATCAAGGATGGGACTATTCTCGTTGTGGCCGGCTTTCAGGGAGTAGACGGTGACGGTAACGTCACCACTCTCGGGCGCGGCGGCTCCGATACCTCTGCAGTGGCCATGGCGGCAGCCCTCAAGGCCGACGTCTGTGAAATATACACCGATGTTGATGGCGTCTATACCACCGATCCCAATATCTGTGAGGATGCACAGAAGATCGAGAAGGTCTCCTATGATGAGATGCTCGAGCTGGCAAGCCTTGGGGCAAAGGTCCTCCAGATCCGCTCCGTGGAATTTGCCAAGAAATACAACGTGGATGTGCATGTGCGCTCCAGCTTCAACGACAATCCAGGAACCATGGTTACCAAGGAGGATAAAGATATGGAAGCAGTTCTCGTTTCAGGAATAGCATATGACAAAAACGAGGCCAAAATTGCCGTGATGCAGGTGCCCGACAAGCCTGGTATTGCAGCCAAGATACTATCGCCCTTGTCCGAAGCCAACATTTCGGTTGATATGATAGTGCAGAATGTGAGTGCAGCAGATCTGACCGATTTCACCTTTACAGTGACCAAGGCCGATTTCAAGAAGGCTCTGGCAATCACCAATGAAGCAGCCAAAGGCATCGATGCAAAAGAGGTCGTGACGGACGAGAATATCAGCAAGGTTTCCGTGGTTGGCGTCGGCATGAGAAGCCATGCAGGTGTGGCAACCAGAATGTTCCAGTCCTTGGCAAAGGAAGGGATCAACATCCAGATGATCTCCACATCGGAAATAAAGGTTTCAGTGGTAATAGATGCCAAGTACACCGAACTTGCCGTGCGTGTGCTCCACGATATTTTCGGCTTGTCCGGTAAAGCTGCATAA
- the tsaE gene encoding tRNA (adenosine(37)-N6)-threonylcarbamoyltransferase complex ATPase subunit type 1 TsaE, producing the protein MTWSLVSKSVEETVSVGKKLGTLLQGGDFVALQGELGAGKTQLAKGIAEGLGVDPSIPVTSPTYTLLNVYSGRLPFYHFDLYRLHGGQDLLDLGFDEYFHGDGICLVEWAERLQEMLPDDYLLITMSHVGDDCRSLSFTSSGSRGEQLIRLLMDDDNEKMF; encoded by the coding sequence GTGACCTGGTCGCTTGTCAGCAAAAGCGTCGAAGAGACGGTCTCTGTTGGAAAAAAGCTGGGAACCCTTCTTCAGGGGGGCGATTTCGTTGCTTTGCAGGGTGAACTGGGCGCCGGAAAAACCCAGCTCGCCAAAGGGATTGCCGAAGGATTGGGGGTCGATCCGTCCATCCCCGTAACCAGTCCGACCTATACCCTTCTCAATGTCTATTCGGGAAGACTTCCCTTTTATCATTTCGATCTGTACCGGCTGCATGGTGGCCAGGACTTGCTTGATCTCGGTTTTGACGAATATTTCCATGGCGATGGCATCTGTCTTGTGGAATGGGCCGAGCGCCTGCAGGAGATGCTGCCTGACGACTACCTTCTCATAACGATGTCTCATGTGGGTGATGACTGCAGAAGTCTTTCTTTTACATCTTCGGGAAGCAGGGGGGAGCAATTGATCCGGCTTCTCATGGATGATGATAATGAAAAAATGTTTTGA
- a CDS encoding CBS domain-containing protein → MLTAADVMTKDNIITVTRETTVRTLAELFTKHRVSSFPVVNENNHLVGIVTETDLIEQDKSLHIPTVISIFDWVLYLESDKKFEKELKKMTGQTVGDIFSEDVTSVNTSTPLNEVADIMSKRQIHALPVVEGQKLVGVVSRIDLIRSMIEP, encoded by the coding sequence ATGCTGACTGCTGCCGATGTGATGACAAAAGACAATATTATTACGGTTACCAGGGAAACGACCGTGCGGACCTTGGCCGAACTGTTCACCAAACACAGGGTGAGCAGTTTTCCCGTGGTCAATGAGAATAACCATCTGGTCGGCATTGTTACCGAGACTGATCTGATAGAGCAGGACAAAAGCCTGCACATTCCAACGGTGATATCTATCTTCGACTGGGTCTTATACCTTGAAAGCGACAAGAAATTTGAAAAAGAGCTGAAGAAAATGACCGGGCAGACTGTTGGTGACATCTTCTCCGAGGACGTTACCAGCGTCAATACTTCAACACCACTGAACGAGGTGGCGGACATCATGAGCAAAAGGCAGATTCATGCTCTTCCGGTGGTGGAAGGGCAGAAACTGGTGGGTGTCGTCAGTCGCATCGATCTTATCCGCAGCATGATCGAGCCGTGA